One genomic segment of Mytilus galloprovincialis chromosome 5, xbMytGall1.hap1.1, whole genome shotgun sequence includes these proteins:
- the LOC143074097 gene encoding uncharacterized protein LOC143074097, with the protein MSASDSGWTKQGLAELWFTSLFLPSIGPARPQVLIFDGHNSHNHVELLGIARQNNVEFVELPAHTSHWLQPLDRTYFGPLKTNWRQTLNSFTAETGCPITHGRFFHLFNKTWTETNLDITKIINGFKCTGIYPFNEHAIPAEAFLPNTIYVAEAVDTTSAATETYPCDNTITSDALIEEVSNEESLFEVMDLGITVDDSGVISSTSTLGVPAGTSIPTNLTPSACPPELALSALECSFSLQKREQYEQAFIHGKNLKEKVYETWKHYKQLVNNESLMEDVQEHSVIPSINDDRDIFSIPQLSQKKTEKKKYFVITCEEAYKEKVKEKEEKKEKEAQKLARKEKRERSKQK; encoded by the exons ATGTCTGCATCTGACAGTGGCTGGACAAAGCAG GGTTTAGCAGAACTTTGGTTTACCAGCCTTTTTCTCCCAAGTATTGGACCAGCACGTCCACAGGTGCTCATCTTTGATGGACACAACTCTCACAATCATGTGGAACTTCTTGGTATTGCAAGACAGAATAATGTTGAGTTTGTAGAACTCCCCGCTCACACATCTCACTGGTTGCAACCATTAGATAG GACATACTTTGGTCCATTGAAGACAAATTGGAGACAGACCCTCAATTCCTTTACAGCAGAGACAGGCTGTCCTATTACACATGGAAGATTTTTCCATCTTTTCAACAAAACATGGACTGAAACCAATTTGGacattacaaaaataattaatggGTTTAAATGTACGGGTATTTACCCATTCAATGAACATGCCATACCAGCAGAAGCCTTCCTGCCAAATACCATATACGTTGCCGAAGCAGTTGATACAACTTCTGCAGCTACAGAAACTTATCCATGTGATAACACAATAACTTCAG ATGCATTGATAGAAGAGGTTTCGAATGAAGAATCTTTATTTGAAGTGATGGATCTGGGCATCACAGTTGACGACTCTGGTGTTATATCGTCAACTTCGACGTTGGGAGTACCTGCTGGAACGTCTATACCTACAAATTTGACACCGTCAGCTTGTCCGCCAGAATTAGCACTGTCTGCCCTTGAGTGTTCGTTTTCCTTACAAAAGAGGGAACAGTACGAACAAGCATTCATACATGGGAAAAATCTGAAAGAAAAGGTGTATGAAACATGGAAACATTATAAGCAACTG GTAAATAACGAAAGTCTAATGGAAGATGTGCAGGAACATTCTGTAATACCGTCAATTAACGACGACAGAGACATTTTCAGTATCCCCCAACTAAGTCAAAAGAAAACCGAAAAAAAGAAGTACTTCGTTATCACCTGCGAAGAAGCATATAAGGAAAAAGTAAAGGAGaaagaagagaaaaaagaaaaggaaGCCCAAAAATTGGCAagaaaagagaaaagagaaaGAAGCAAGCAGAAATGA